Proteins encoded in a region of the Magallana gigas chromosome 8, xbMagGiga1.1, whole genome shotgun sequence genome:
- the LOC105330589 gene encoding uncharacterized protein encodes MKGVYSALVFCLFLSMVAVGLQIAASITQGWKIIEGEHLVQKAPWVSPSQFGMNENDTKHSSIHIGVWKLTFCVSGKCVDVEDYRRDPTALVKYFEGKPSELQALSVFGCMVAAVAIFCFWPLFQVLGQRNNCYAIYVSILLLMSGFSCLALAYIMYHTVADIQEIFEDRTEKIKTNFPYSFILLIIGFAASFTGSLVSSIIICKLNQHIEHEERMRIERERNMTKDDIFSQKVFSKSATNKPAITMKNQEQVVYSIHL; translated from the exons ATGAAGGGAGTTTACAGTGCCTTGGTGTTCTGTCTATTTCTGTCTATGGTGGCCGTGGGCCTCCAGATCGCCGCCAGTATCACCCAGGGATGGAAGATCATCGAGGGGGAGCACTTGGTCCAGAAGGCGCCCTGGGTCAGCCCCTCCCAGTTCGGCATGAATGAGAACGACACTAAGCAC TCGTCCATTCACATCGGAGTGTGGAAGCTGACATTCTGTGTCAGTGGTAAATGCGTTGATGTGGAAGATTACCGGCGCGATCCCACTGCACTCGTCAAATACTTCGAAG GTAAGCCGAGCGAGCTGCAGGCCTTGTCCGTGTTTGGCTGTATGGTGGCGGCTGTAGCCATCTTCTGCTTCTGGCCGTTATTCCAGGTTTTGGGTCAGAGGAACAATTGTTATGCTATCTATGTGTCCATTCTTCTTCTTATGTCag GATTCTCCTGTTTAGCATTGGCGTACATCATGTATCACACTGTTGCCGACATACAAGAAATTTTCGAGGACCGTACGGAGAAAATTAAGACAAACTTTCCGTATTCTTTCATCCTGCTCATTATTGGTTTCGCTGCTTCCTTTACCGGAAGTCTGGTTTCTTCCATCATTATCTGTAAACTGAATCAGCACATAGAGCACGAGGAGAGAATGCGGATAGAGCGGGAGAGAAACATGACCAAGGACGACATCTTCTCCCAGAAAGTCTTCTCCAAATCAGCCACCAACAAACCGGCCATCACCATGAAGAACCAGGAACAAGTGGTGTACTCCATTCATCTATAA